One Qipengyuania aurantiaca genomic region harbors:
- a CDS encoding SDR family oxidoreductase produces MPNFDRRTLLAGVAATGAIAATARAAQADKVEAPAPNLSGKAILITGCSSGFGRLSAEHFARAGATVFATMRNTPRPEAEELKQLASDEKLDIRVMRLDVLLDNEVADAVSTAEREIGRGLDVLVNNAGIGITGPVEVQDMEATRLAFDTNVFGYHRLVRAVLPNMRARGSGHIFNISSQLGRVIVPYAGHYSATKFAVEAMGEQLAYELVPHSIGVTVIEPGGYPTKVWVNRNRYSAELKSRAQAIHLDGYPQVVARMGEEDGSGRSADPMDIPRAMARVLAMPPGTRPVRLPVSGGAIPQTAINEVSAKTQVEWLGESRLGPLVRAVHNA; encoded by the coding sequence ATGCCGAATTTCGACCGCCGCACCCTGCTTGCTGGCGTTGCTGCCACTGGAGCCATCGCTGCCACTGCGCGCGCTGCGCAGGCCGACAAGGTGGAGGCCCCCGCCCCAAATCTTTCGGGCAAGGCGATCCTCATCACCGGCTGTTCGTCAGGCTTCGGAAGGCTGTCGGCGGAACATTTCGCACGGGCCGGTGCGACCGTCTTCGCCACCATGCGCAACACTCCGCGCCCCGAAGCCGAAGAGCTGAAGCAACTCGCCAGCGACGAGAAACTCGACATCCGCGTGATGCGGCTGGACGTGCTGCTCGACAATGAGGTCGCCGACGCGGTCAGCACGGCCGAGCGCGAGATCGGGCGTGGGCTCGATGTGCTGGTCAACAACGCCGGCATCGGCATCACCGGACCGGTCGAAGTGCAGGACATGGAGGCCACCCGCCTCGCCTTCGACACCAATGTCTTCGGCTACCACCGCCTCGTCCGCGCGGTCCTGCCCAATATGCGGGCGCGCGGCAGCGGTCACATTTTCAACATTTCCAGCCAGCTTGGACGCGTCATCGTGCCTTATGCCGGGCACTATTCCGCCACCAAGTTCGCGGTGGAGGCGATGGGCGAGCAACTCGCCTACGAGCTCGTGCCCCACAGTATCGGCGTGACGGTGATCGAGCCGGGCGGTTATCCGACCAAGGTCTGGGTCAACCGCAACCGCTATTCAGCCGAACTGAAATCGCGCGCGCAGGCGATCCATCTCGACGGCTATCCGCAAGTGGTCGCGCGAATGGGCGAGGAGGACGGTTCGGGCCGCAGCGCCGACCCGATGGATATCCCGCGCGCCATGGCCCGCGTACTCGCCATGCCGCCCGGGACGCGCCCCGTCCGCCTGCCGGTCAGCGGGGGCGCGATCCCGCAGACCGCCATCAACGAAGTCAGCGCAAAGACGCAGGTCGAATGGCTGGGCGAAAGCCGCCTCGGCCCGCTGGTGCGCGCCGTTCACAACGCCTGA
- the ychF gene encoding redox-regulated ATPase YchF, with the protein MGFRCGIVGLPNVGKSTLFNALTETQAAQAANYPFCTIEPNVGQVSVPDERLDKIAAIAGSAKIIPTQLAFVDIAGLVKGASQGEGLGNQFLGNIREVDAIVHVLRCFEDDDIQHVANKVDPITDAEVVETELMLSDLESLEKRVPAAEKRATAGDKESKIIASVLGQALALLRDGKPARLTEPNDEEEARVLRQAQLLTAKPVLYVCNVGEEDAATGNAFSDLVFEKAKAEGAQAVVVSAAIESELVAMEAEDRAEYLAELGLEESGLSRVIKAGYKLLGLNTFFTAGPKEARAWTFPEGAKAPQAAGEIHTDFERGFIRAETIAYEDYIALGGESGARDAGKLRQEGKEYLVKDGDVMLFKFNV; encoded by the coding sequence ATGGGTTTCCGTTGCGGGATCGTCGGCCTGCCCAACGTGGGCAAGTCCACCCTTTTCAATGCATTGACCGAAACGCAGGCCGCACAGGCCGCGAACTATCCATTCTGCACGATCGAGCCGAATGTCGGCCAGGTTTCCGTGCCGGACGAGCGGCTCGACAAGATCGCCGCCATTGCCGGTTCGGCCAAGATCATCCCGACGCAGCTCGCCTTCGTCGACATCGCGGGTCTCGTGAAGGGCGCAAGTCAGGGCGAGGGTCTGGGCAACCAGTTCCTCGGCAACATCCGCGAAGTGGATGCCATCGTCCACGTGCTGCGCTGTTTCGAGGATGACGACATCCAGCACGTCGCCAACAAGGTCGATCCGATCACCGATGCCGAAGTGGTCGAGACCGAGCTGATGCTGTCGGACCTCGAAAGCCTCGAAAAGCGCGTGCCGGCGGCCGAAAAGCGCGCCACGGCGGGCGACAAGGAATCCAAGATCATCGCCAGCGTGCTGGGACAGGCCCTCGCCCTGCTGCGCGACGGCAAGCCTGCTCGCCTGACCGAACCCAATGACGAAGAAGAAGCACGCGTGCTGCGGCAGGCGCAGCTGCTCACCGCCAAGCCGGTGCTCTATGTCTGCAACGTGGGCGAGGAAGACGCGGCCACGGGCAACGCCTTCTCCGATCTCGTGTTCGAAAAGGCAAAGGCCGAGGGCGCGCAGGCGGTTGTCGTTTCGGCAGCCATCGAGAGCGAGCTGGTCGCGATGGAAGCCGAAGACCGCGCCGAATACCTTGCCGAACTCGGCCTTGAGGAAAGCGGCCTCAGCCGCGTGATCAAGGCGGGATACAAGCTCCTTGGCCTCAACACCTTCTTTACCGCCGGTCCCAAGGAAGCGCGGGCCTGGACGTTCCCCGAAGGCGCCAAGGCTCCGCAGGCAGCGGGCGAGATCCACACCGATTTCGAACGCGGCTTCATCCGCGCCGAAACGATCGCTTACGAGGACTACATCGCGCTGGGCGGCGAAAGCGGTGCGCGCGATGCGGGCAAGCTGCGCCAGGAAGGCAAAGAATACCTCGTCAAGGACGGCGACGTGATGCTGTTCAAGTTCAACGTCTGA
- the glyS gene encoding glycine--tRNA ligase subunit beta: MSDFLLELRSEEIPARMQAGARAELEKLFRREMDAAGVTTGEITVWSTPRRLALIARGLPEATEAVSEELKGPPVGAPDQALEGFCRKVGVEKGDLETREVKGRATYFAVKNIPGRATRDLLAEAISAIIRDFSWPKSMRWGAASISTESLRWVRPLSGIVALLGDDVVECEVHGVTSGSVTLGHRFHHSGDITIGNADDYAMKLRAGHVIVDHEERQNLIRSGAAKVATEAGLKLVEDEGLVIENAGLTEWPVPLLGRFEEDFLEVPPETIQLTARVNQKYFVCEDEAGELANAFICTANIEAEDGGARVVDGNRKVLAARLSDARFFWDVDRKKTLAEHAKGLERITFHEKLGTVADKVDRVAKLARWLAEEGIVKDAEPDMAEQAARLAKADLVTEMVGEFPELQGLMGGYYARAEGRPDAVADAIRDHYKPVGQSDEVPTAPITVAVSLADKLDTLVGFFSEGEEPTGSKDPFALRRAAISVLNLLLINEIRLSLKDLMLVAMENRAGRLGDELGSTVGSLIVSLSNAKVDVAKDVVAAWSKEYVRQEMVDRIAKDVFAPVASGIASLVTFLADRLKVQQREAGVRHDLIDAVFALGGEDDLVRLLARVKALQSFMETEDGANLLAGYKRAANILKKEDWHGIEGEIARTGEEDPLALVDDPDMKAVIDAKMSERHAAELSYTPEPAEKALMDALAHSEPAAAQAIEAEDFSAAMAALAALRAPIDRFFDEVTVNAEEENKRAHRLDLLARFRAAVHKVADFSRIEG, from the coding sequence ATGTCTGACTTCCTCCTCGAACTGCGCAGCGAAGAAATCCCCGCCCGTATGCAGGCTGGGGCGCGCGCCGAACTCGAAAAGCTGTTCCGCCGTGAGATGGATGCCGCCGGTGTCACGACGGGCGAGATTACCGTCTGGTCGACCCCGCGTCGTCTTGCGCTGATCGCGCGCGGTCTGCCCGAAGCGACCGAGGCAGTCAGCGAAGAACTGAAAGGCCCTCCGGTCGGAGCGCCCGACCAGGCACTCGAAGGTTTCTGCCGCAAGGTGGGGGTCGAGAAGGGCGATCTCGAAACGCGGGAGGTGAAGGGCAGGGCGACCTACTTCGCCGTGAAAAACATTCCCGGACGCGCGACACGTGATCTGCTCGCCGAGGCAATCTCCGCAATCATCCGCGATTTCAGCTGGCCCAAGTCGATGCGCTGGGGGGCTGCTTCGATTTCGACCGAGAGCCTTCGCTGGGTTCGCCCGCTGTCGGGCATCGTCGCGCTATTGGGTGACGACGTGGTCGAATGCGAGGTGCACGGCGTCACCTCCGGCTCGGTCACTCTGGGCCACCGCTTCCACCATTCGGGCGACATCACCATCGGCAATGCCGACGACTACGCGATGAAGCTGCGCGCCGGTCACGTCATCGTCGACCATGAAGAACGGCAGAACCTCATCCGCTCGGGCGCGGCCAAGGTCGCCACCGAAGCTGGCCTCAAGCTGGTCGAGGACGAGGGCCTCGTTATCGAGAATGCAGGCCTCACCGAATGGCCGGTCCCGCTGCTCGGCCGGTTCGAGGAAGATTTCCTCGAGGTCCCGCCCGAAACGATCCAGCTCACCGCGCGCGTGAACCAGAAGTATTTCGTCTGCGAGGACGAGGCTGGCGAACTCGCCAACGCCTTCATCTGCACCGCCAATATCGAGGCGGAAGACGGCGGCGCGCGCGTGGTCGACGGCAACCGCAAGGTCCTCGCCGCCCGCCTGTCCGACGCGCGCTTCTTCTGGGATGTCGACCGCAAGAAAACCCTCGCCGAACACGCCAAGGGTCTGGAACGCATCACCTTCCACGAAAAGCTGGGCACCGTTGCCGATAAGGTGGACCGCGTGGCGAAGCTCGCCCGCTGGCTGGCCGAGGAAGGCATCGTCAAAGATGCTGAGCCGGACATGGCCGAGCAGGCTGCGCGCCTCGCCAAAGCCGATCTCGTCACGGAAATGGTCGGGGAGTTTCCCGAACTGCAGGGCCTGATGGGCGGCTACTACGCCCGCGCCGAGGGCCGGCCCGATGCAGTCGCGGACGCAATCCGCGATCACTACAAGCCGGTCGGGCAGAGCGATGAGGTGCCAACGGCACCCATAACTGTTGCTGTCAGTCTTGCCGATAAGTTGGACACGTTGGTCGGATTTTTCTCGGAAGGAGAAGAGCCAACAGGATCAAAAGATCCTTTTGCACTCAGGCGCGCGGCAATTTCCGTGCTTAATCTCCTGCTTATCAATGAGATACGCTTGAGTCTTAAAGACCTCATGCTGGTTGCAATGGAGAATCGAGCAGGGCGTCTCGGCGACGAGTTGGGATCGACTGTTGGCAGTCTGATCGTCTCCTTGAGCAACGCGAAGGTCGATGTCGCCAAAGACGTCGTAGCTGCGTGGTCTAAGGAATATGTCCGTCAAGAAATGGTCGATCGAATTGCGAAGGATGTGTTCGCGCCGGTGGCTTCCGGTATCGCTTCGCTGGTGACCTTCCTTGCCGACCGCCTCAAAGTCCAGCAACGCGAAGCTGGCGTCCGCCACGATCTCATCGACGCGGTCTTCGCGCTCGGTGGCGAGGACGATCTCGTCCGCCTGCTTGCCCGGGTGAAGGCGCTTCAGTCCTTCATGGAAACCGAAGACGGCGCCAACCTCCTCGCGGGCTACAAGCGCGCTGCCAATATCCTCAAGAAGGAGGACTGGCACGGCATCGAGGGCGAAATCGCGCGCACCGGAGAGGAAGACCCGCTCGCTCTGGTCGACGATCCCGACATGAAGGCGGTGATCGACGCCAAGATGTCCGAGCGGCACGCGGCGGAACTTTCCTACACGCCCGAACCGGCCGAAAAGGCCCTGATGGACGCTCTGGCCCATTCGGAACCGGCAGCGGCGCAGGCCATTGAAGCGGAAGACTTCTCCGCCGCCATGGCTGCGCTGGCGGCGCTGCGTGCGCCGATCGACCGTTTCTTCGATGAAGTGACGGTAAATGCGGAGGAAGAAAACAAGCGGGCACATCGCCTGGACCTGCTTGCACGCTTCCGTGCTGCAGTGCACAAAGTGGCGGACTTCAGCCGGATCGAAGGCTGA
- the pth gene encoding aminoacyl-tRNA hydrolase → MQIWTGLGNPGPQYAMHRHNIGFMVCDALAEIHGFGPVQKKFSGWVQEGRIGGEKIVLLKPATYMNESGRAVGEAMRFYKLDIEDLTVFHDELDLAPFKVKVRRGGGLAGHNGLRSINQHLGPDFRRVRIGIGHPGSKDRVTGHVLGNYAKSEMDALADMLGAMGAEAEWLAKGDDVRFMNDIALRMQD, encoded by the coding sequence ATGCAAATCTGGACAGGCCTCGGAAATCCCGGACCGCAATACGCGATGCACCGGCACAATATCGGCTTCATGGTGTGCGACGCCCTGGCCGAAATCCACGGCTTCGGACCCGTGCAGAAGAAATTCTCCGGCTGGGTGCAGGAGGGCCGTATTGGCGGCGAGAAGATCGTCCTCCTGAAGCCTGCGACCTATATGAACGAAAGCGGCCGCGCGGTGGGCGAGGCGATGCGCTTCTACAAGCTCGACATCGAGGACCTGACCGTCTTCCACGACGAGCTCGACCTTGCGCCCTTCAAAGTGAAGGTCCGGCGCGGCGGCGGGCTTGCGGGGCACAACGGCCTGCGCTCGATCAACCAGCATCTCGGCCCCGACTTCCGCCGCGTGCGGATCGGGATCGGCCATCCCGGCAGCAAGGACCGCGTGACCGGCCACGTGCTGGGCAATTATGCCAAGAGCGAGATGGACGCGCTTGCCGACATGCTCGGTGCGATGGGCGCGGAGGCCGAATGGCTCGCCAAGGGCGACGACGTGCGCTTCATGAACGATATCGCGCTGCGGATGCAGGATTGA
- a CDS encoding TraB/GumN family protein gives MTDAKRLLKTTICAAALAFGLQGCATYADAGTVAASEPAFVPTGDGPALWKVADEDTTIYIFGTVHALPADIDWNSGLVAEAITSSQTLVTEVDMTPESMSALAPMVMSKAMLPEGQTLRGLMSDEQRAKYEAGLAQTGIPAEALDRFEPWFAAITVLQVTLQKAGVDGDNGVEKILEATVPEGTGRAALETAEYQIDIFDSLPLDKQVPYLIQSVENPDESVAMLGRIIEEWKVGDIDELAAMLQEGAETDPLLMERLFYVRNANWAGWIDERLDSPGTVFMAVGAGHLAGEKSVQDYLAERDIAITRIQ, from the coding sequence ATGACTGACGCAAAGCGCCTTTTGAAGACCACGATCTGCGCCGCCGCGCTCGCTTTCGGCCTGCAGGGCTGTGCGACCTATGCCGACGCCGGAACCGTGGCCGCAAGCGAGCCCGCTTTCGTGCCGACCGGCGATGGCCCCGCGCTGTGGAAGGTGGCCGATGAGGACACCACGATCTACATCTTCGGGACGGTCCATGCCCTTCCCGCCGATATCGACTGGAACAGCGGCCTCGTCGCCGAAGCCATCACCTCTTCGCAGACGCTGGTGACCGAAGTCGACATGACGCCCGAGAGCATGAGCGCGCTCGCGCCGATGGTGATGAGCAAGGCCATGCTGCCCGAAGGCCAGACTTTGCGCGGGCTGATGAGTGACGAGCAGCGCGCGAAATACGAGGCCGGGCTCGCCCAGACCGGTATTCCGGCAGAGGCCCTCGACCGTTTCGAGCCCTGGTTCGCCGCCATCACCGTCTTGCAGGTCACCTTGCAGAAGGCTGGCGTCGACGGTGACAACGGCGTCGAGAAGATACTCGAGGCCACCGTGCCCGAAGGCACCGGTCGCGCGGCCCTGGAGACGGCCGAGTACCAGATCGACATCTTCGATTCCCTGCCGCTCGACAAGCAGGTCCCGTACCTGATCCAGTCGGTCGAGAACCCCGACGAAAGCGTCGCCATGCTCGGCCGCATCATCGAGGAATGGAAGGTCGGCGACATCGACGAGCTTGCTGCCATGCTTCAGGAAGGCGCCGAGACCGACCCCCTGCTGATGGAGCGCTTGTTCTATGTCCGCAACGCGAATTGGGCGGGCTGGATCGACGAGCGTCTCGACTCGCCGGGCACCGTGTTCATGGCGGTGGGCGCCGGGCACCTTGCGGGCGAGAAAAGCGTGCAGGACTATCTGGCCGAGCGGGACATCGCGATCACGCGCATCCAGTAA
- a CDS encoding 50S ribosomal protein L25/general stress protein Ctc, with translation MSDALTLPAETRERAGKGASRALRREGRVPAVIYGGKEEPTLIHVEAKELVKQLGTGHFMNSIVTIELGGKKVKTLPKDVSLHPVNDRPEHVDFFRLGKGAKVDVSVPVVFTNEEGSPGLKKGGVLNVVRHELELVCEADKIPSEIEIDVTGKEVGDSIHISELKLPEGSESAITDRDFTIATLVAPSALKKSEGAEGEEGEGDVDPQDVPATEQGEDEDAAQEQEDKSE, from the coding sequence ATGAGCGATGCTCTGACACTTCCGGCCGAGACGCGCGAACGGGCAGGCAAGGGAGCCTCCCGTGCACTGCGTCGTGAAGGCCGTGTCCCCGCCGTGATCTATGGCGGCAAGGAAGAACCCACACTGATCCACGTCGAAGCCAAGGAGCTGGTCAAGCAGCTCGGCACCGGCCACTTCATGAACTCGATCGTCACGATCGAACTGGGTGGCAAAAAGGTCAAGACGCTTCCCAAGGACGTGTCGCTTCACCCCGTCAACGACCGCCCCGAGCACGTCGACTTCTTCCGCCTCGGCAAGGGCGCCAAGGTCGATGTGAGCGTTCCGGTCGTCTTCACCAACGAAGAAGGTAGCCCGGGCCTCAAGAAGGGCGGCGTGCTGAACGTTGTCCGTCACGAGCTGGAACTGGTCTGCGAAGCGGACAAGATCCCGAGCGAGATCGAAATCGACGTCACCGGCAAGGAAGTCGGCGATTCGATCCACATCAGCGAACTGAAGCTGCCGGAAGGCAGCGAGAGCGCGATCACGGACCGCGACTTCACCATCGCCACCCTCGTCGCTCCGTCGGCGCTCAAGAAGAGCGAAGGCGCTGAAGGCGAAGAGGGCGAAGGCGACGTCGATCCGCAGGACGTTCCGGCCACCGAGCAGGGCGAAGACGAAGACGCCGCTCAGGAACAGGAAGACAAGAGCGAATAA
- a CDS encoding glycine--tRNA ligase subunit alpha, with the protein MDRNPQKSFQDMILALHDFWSANGCLILQPYDMRMGAGTFHTATTLRALGPEPWNAAFVQPCRRPTDGRYGENPNRLQHYYQYQVILKPSPANIQDLYLESLRVIGIDPLKHDIRFVEDDWESPTLGAWGLGWEVWCDGMEVTQFTYFQQMGGFDCKPVAGELTYGLERLAMYIQGVDNVYDLDFNGQGVSYGDVFLENEKQMSKWNFEVAETDALFDLFNKAEAECKNALAHNVPIAAYEQAVEASHIFNLLQARGVISVQERASYMGRVRDLARGSCEAHMEKEAPVWAEKYPEWSK; encoded by the coding sequence ATGGACCGTAATCCGCAAAAATCCTTCCAGGACATGATCCTTGCGCTCCACGATTTCTGGAGCGCGAACGGGTGCCTCATCCTGCAGCCTTACGACATGCGTATGGGCGCGGGTACCTTCCACACCGCCACCACGCTGCGCGCCCTGGGGCCGGAGCCATGGAACGCGGCCTTCGTGCAACCATGCCGCCGCCCGACCGACGGGCGCTATGGCGAGAACCCGAACCGGCTGCAGCACTATTACCAGTACCAGGTGATCCTGAAGCCGAGCCCGGCGAACATCCAGGACCTCTATCTGGAGAGCCTGCGCGTGATCGGCATCGATCCGCTGAAGCACGATATCCGCTTCGTGGAAGACGACTGGGAAAGCCCGACGCTGGGCGCATGGGGGCTTGGCTGGGAAGTCTGGTGCGACGGGATGGAAGTCACACAGTTCACCTATTTCCAGCAGATGGGCGGCTTCGACTGCAAGCCGGTCGCGGGCGAGTTGACCTACGGCCTCGAACGCCTCGCCATGTACATCCAGGGCGTGGACAACGTCTACGATCTCGACTTCAACGGCCAGGGCGTGAGCTATGGCGATGTCTTTCTCGAGAACGAGAAGCAGATGTCGAAATGGAACTTCGAAGTCGCCGAGACCGATGCGCTGTTCGACCTGTTCAACAAGGCCGAGGCCGAGTGCAAAAACGCGCTCGCGCACAATGTCCCCATCGCCGCTTACGAGCAGGCGGTAGAGGCCAGCCATATCTTCAACCTGCTGCAGGCGCGCGGCGTGATCAGCGTGCAGGAACGCGCCAGCTACATGGGCCGCGTCCGCGACCTCGCACGGGGAAGCTGTGAAGCACACATGGAAAAGGAAGCGCCCGTGTGGGCCGAAAAATATCCGGAGTGGTCGAAATGA
- a CDS encoding zinc-dependent metalloprotease — MRHFAFAASLALTTALTAAPASAEDRLIDVSTKVEEGTITLTLPKPDSDGVAGRYLYVAQVETGVGSAATNVDRGAPLATGIIRFRRMGKKVVAELENTRFYAPSGSAAQQESVENSFPTATLWVGEIAETAKDGSISFDIAPFLAMDHFGFAQQLGEGYALNKEGSLADPARVRVFPENAEFSAMLTFTAKDAPAELRNVSPASGTIALWVRHSLVELPAQPMSVRTDPYGFAFSVPRYDFSAPLGRSMLTKLAERHRLEKTDPTAARSPVKEPIVYYVDGAAPEPVRQALIDGVGWWAEAFDAAGFVDAFRVDVLPADIDPLDMRYNVVNWVNRATRGWSYGPSIIDPRTGEVLKGSVMLGSLRVRQDILIFQALVGSGLTDTGDPNDPVPAALARIRQLGAHEVGHTLGLAHNFAASSQGRYSVMDYPAPRVTLVDGQPSIADAYGVGVGEWDKFAIRYLYAARTDEEAREMVREAQARGLRFVGDADARGTGAANPEGSLWDDFADPVAELARIMEVRRVALARFDVNAIPGGQDLPSLRRAFVPIWLLHRYQVEAAAKALGGVVAPHGLAGDAVEVAQVSGADQRAALDALMAALSPEALTVPARLQPLLSYGPATDYDYSTTIEVMPTAGGPVFDTLRATEIGAVHVLDSLLDPQRLNRLEMQHASDSEVPSAHDVTTRLLARADGLAAEGAVGRRIATTIALDLARTAREGGLSRSIALQIDGQLARWGERLVNSSGGSEEADWRRGLGALLSDSDKLAAALEDKALLPDVPPGMPIG; from the coding sequence ATGCGCCACTTCGCCTTCGCCGCATCGCTCGCGCTGACCACCGCGCTTACTGCCGCACCGGCCAGCGCCGAGGACCGGCTGATCGACGTCAGCACGAAGGTGGAAGAAGGCACGATTACCCTCACCTTGCCCAAGCCCGATTCTGACGGGGTGGCGGGCCGATATCTCTATGTCGCGCAGGTCGAGACCGGCGTAGGGTCGGCGGCGACCAATGTGGATCGCGGCGCGCCGCTCGCCACCGGCATCATCCGCTTTCGCCGCATGGGCAAGAAGGTCGTCGCCGAACTAGAAAACACCCGATTTTATGCGCCTTCCGGAAGCGCGGCGCAGCAGGAATCGGTCGAGAACAGCTTTCCCACGGCAACCTTGTGGGTGGGCGAAATCGCCGAGACCGCGAAGGACGGCAGCATCAGCTTCGACATCGCCCCCTTTCTCGCGATGGATCATTTCGGCTTCGCACAGCAACTGGGCGAGGGGTATGCGCTGAACAAGGAAGGCTCGCTGGCCGACCCTGCACGCGTTCGCGTTTTTCCCGAGAATGCCGAGTTTTCGGCCATGCTGACATTCACCGCCAAGGATGCCCCGGCGGAACTCCGGAACGTGTCTCCCGCAAGCGGCACGATCGCCCTGTGGGTGCGCCATTCGCTGGTAGAGCTGCCAGCGCAGCCCATGTCGGTGCGCACCGACCCATACGGATTTGCCTTTTCCGTCCCGCGCTACGATTTCTCTGCGCCGCTGGGCCGCTCAATGCTGACCAAGCTGGCGGAACGCCACCGGCTCGAGAAAACCGACCCCACCGCGGCGCGTTCTCCGGTGAAGGAACCGATCGTCTATTACGTCGACGGTGCAGCGCCCGAGCCGGTGCGGCAGGCCCTCATAGACGGCGTTGGCTGGTGGGCCGAAGCGTTCGACGCGGCTGGTTTCGTCGATGCCTTCCGCGTCGATGTGCTTCCGGCCGATATCGACCCGCTCGATATGCGCTACAACGTGGTGAATTGGGTCAACCGGGCGACACGCGGGTGGTCCTATGGCCCGAGCATCATCGACCCGCGAACCGGCGAAGTCCTGAAAGGCAGCGTGATGCTCGGCTCGCTACGGGTGCGGCAGGACATTTTGATTTTCCAGGCGCTGGTCGGTTCAGGCCTAACCGATACGGGCGATCCCAACGACCCGGTTCCCGCGGCGCTTGCCCGTATCCGCCAGCTTGGTGCGCATGAGGTCGGACATACGCTGGGCTTGGCGCATAACTTCGCCGCCTCGTCGCAGGGGCGCTATTCGGTGATGGACTACCCCGCGCCGCGCGTGACGCTGGTCGACGGCCAGCCCAGCATTGCCGATGCCTATGGCGTTGGCGTGGGCGAATGGGACAAATTCGCGATCCGTTACCTCTATGCGGCACGAACGGACGAAGAGGCCCGCGAAATGGTGCGCGAGGCGCAGGCGAGGGGGCTGCGCTTCGTGGGCGATGCCGATGCGCGCGGGACCGGTGCAGCCAATCCCGAAGGTTCGCTCTGGGACGATTTCGCCGACCCCGTGGCAGAGCTTGCCCGCATCATGGAAGTGCGCCGCGTCGCGCTGGCGCGCTTCGATGTGAACGCGATCCCCGGCGGTCAGGACTTGCCGAGCCTGCGGCGCGCCTTCGTCCCCATTTGGTTGCTGCACCGTTATCAGGTCGAAGCCGCGGCAAAGGCCTTGGGCGGTGTCGTCGCTCCCCACGGGTTAGCCGGTGATGCCGTGGAGGTTGCGCAGGTGTCCGGTGCTGACCAGCGCGCCGCGCTCGATGCTTTGATGGCGGCACTCTCGCCCGAGGCGCTGACGGTGCCTGCGCGGCTGCAACCGCTGCTGTCATACGGCCCGGCAACAGATTACGATTATTCAACCACGATCGAGGTCATGCCGACAGCCGGTGGCCCCGTGTTCGATACCTTGCGTGCGACCGAGATCGGCGCGGTGCATGTGCTCGACAGCCTGCTCGACCCGCAGCGACTCAACCGGCTCGAAATGCAGCATGCCTCCGATAGCGAGGTGCCTTCCGCGCACGATGTGACCACGCGGCTTCTGGCGCGGGCGGACGGGCTTGCGGCAGAGGGCGCGGTGGGGCGCCGGATCGCCACGACCATTGCGCTCGACCTTGCGCGGACTGCGCGAGAAGGCGGCCTCTCGCGCTCAATTGCGCTGCAGATCGACGGCCAGCTCGCGCGCTGGGGCGAGCGGCTTGTGAATAGCAGCGGCGGGAGCGAGGAGGCGGACTGGCGCCGCGGCCTCGGCGCGCTTCTTTCCGATAGCGATAAACTCGCCGCGGCGCTGGAGGACAAGGCTTTGCTGCCCGATGTGCCGCCGGGCATGCCGATCGGCTGA